One Sphingomonas sp. LHG3406-1 genomic window carries:
- a CDS encoding family 43 glycosylhydrolase: MRASALFALALSAAPASAQQRTTINPVDIDYRYNFEQINDGASYRTGADPAIVRHKGAFYMFQTLADGYWRSSDLIHWRFVTPSRWPFDSIVAPAAWSDGEKIILQPSMMEPEAILSTSAPETGKLDFFVRRMPPLPGMTNKPAEEIKSGEVPPGPWDPALFKDDDGRWYMYWGSSNVFPLYGTEIEFREGRLFYKGAGKPMLNMDPSRHGWERFGQDHCACWGPGKPSPSYMEGAWMTKVGGRYYLQYGAPGSEFNAYANGTYVSDTPLGPFTYAPWNPVAYRPGGFAEGTGHGSTFPDNHGNWYNSGTSWVGHNWGMERRIVIYPARFEPDGQFHASTRFGDWPRLIPSGPVQDLDSLFPGWMLLSYRKPLIASSTLGDYAAARAGDEDPRTFWVAGSKRAGETLRMDLGGIRTVRALQVNFADYKSGRFADAPDIYTDFELQGSLDGRSWSPLARTEPPRRDRPNAYFELPVAARVRYVRYVHGHVGAAHLAISDLRVFGSAEGRGPAVPGGLGADRHADERDATVRWSAVPGATGYNIRWGHRRDRLVQTYQLWADELGNGRTLQKEIRALNKGVAYWFAVEAFNESGVSRLTAPVLAR; this comes from the coding sequence ATGCGCGCTTCAGCGCTCTTTGCCCTGGCCTTGTCAGCCGCTCCGGCTTCCGCCCAGCAGCGGACGACCATCAACCCGGTCGATATCGACTACCGCTACAATTTCGAGCAGATCAACGACGGTGCGTCCTACCGTACCGGCGCGGACCCCGCGATCGTGCGCCACAAGGGCGCCTTTTACATGTTTCAGACGCTGGCCGACGGTTACTGGCGCTCGAGCGACCTGATCCACTGGCGCTTCGTCACGCCGAGCCGCTGGCCCTTCGACAGCATCGTCGCGCCCGCCGCCTGGTCGGACGGCGAAAAGATCATCCTTCAGCCTTCCATGATGGAGCCGGAGGCGATCCTGTCCACCTCGGCACCGGAAACGGGCAAGCTCGACTTCTTTGTGCGCCGCATGCCGCCGCTGCCGGGCATGACCAACAAGCCGGCCGAAGAGATCAAGTCCGGCGAGGTGCCGCCGGGTCCTTGGGATCCCGCGTTGTTCAAGGACGATGACGGCCGCTGGTACATGTATTGGGGCTCGTCGAACGTCTTCCCGCTTTACGGGACCGAGATCGAGTTCCGCGAAGGGCGGCTGTTCTACAAGGGCGCCGGCAAGCCGATGTTGAACATGGATCCGAGTCGCCACGGCTGGGAGCGGTTCGGCCAGGACCATTGCGCCTGCTGGGGGCCGGGTAAGCCCAGTCCGTCCTACATGGAAGGCGCCTGGATGACCAAGGTCGGCGGCCGCTACTACCTTCAGTACGGAGCGCCTGGTTCGGAATTCAATGCCTACGCCAACGGCACCTATGTCTCGGACACGCCGCTGGGACCCTTCACCTACGCGCCGTGGAACCCGGTCGCCTACCGCCCGGGCGGCTTTGCGGAAGGCACCGGCCACGGCTCCACCTTTCCCGACAATCACGGCAACTGGTACAATAGCGGGACCAGTTGGGTTGGGCACAATTGGGGAATGGAGCGGCGGATCGTCATCTATCCCGCGCGCTTCGAGCCGGACGGGCAGTTCCATGCTTCCACCCGGTTCGGTGACTGGCCGCGACTGATACCGAGCGGACCCGTGCAGGACCTCGATAGCCTGTTTCCCGGCTGGATGCTGCTTTCCTACCGAAAGCCGCTGATCGCATCATCGACGCTGGGCGACTATGCCGCGGCGCGCGCTGGCGACGAGGACCCGCGCACCTTCTGGGTCGCCGGGTCGAAGCGAGCGGGCGAGACGCTGAGGATGGACCTCGGCGGCATTCGCACGGTCCGCGCGCTCCAGGTCAACTTTGCCGACTACAAATCCGGGCGCTTTGCCGACGCACCCGACATCTACACAGATTTCGAGCTGCAGGGTTCGCTCGATGGCCGCAGCTGGTCGCCGCTGGCCCGCACCGAGCCGCCTCGCCGCGATCGGCCAAACGCCTACTTCGAGCTGCCCGTCGCTGCACGGGTCCGGTACGTGCGCTATGTGCATGGCCATGTCGGTGCCGCGCACCTCGCGATCAGCGACCTGCGTGTGTTCGGCTCAGCCGAAGGACGCGGGCCTGCCGTTCCGGGCGGGCTTGGCGCCGATCGCCACGCTGACGAGCGCGATGCCACCGTGCGCTGGTCGGCAGTGCCAGGCGCCACCGGCTACAACATCCGTTGGGGTCACCGTCGCGACCGGCTGGTCCAGACCTACCAGTTGTGGGCGGACGAGCTTGGCAACGGACGCACGCTTCAGAAGGAGATCCGCGCGCTCAATAAGGGCGTTGCCTACTGGTTCGCGGTGGAAGCCTTCAACGAAAGCGGCGTATCACGCCTCACTGCGCCAGTGCTCGCGCGCTAG